One Setaria viridis chromosome 5, Setaria_viridis_v4.0, whole genome shotgun sequence genomic region harbors:
- the LOC117855559 gene encoding uncharacterized protein yields MASKKLQYISAFLLPFLAVAASFDPFHQNEQAVGPMGPGGQGPFIPHEYVRFADVKRQCRSVLSAAEELTFDANRANALMPELSFVKGDWKQDADGAPLLPFDGTDAADGAPDPLPLASFTLTHVDVGRREKTALNVSGVLGVAISRNGTVPEMGQYVSPELKVWPGSTELKILFEGVYTENGDGESVLCMVGNALLPRRGDDAGDPWGWAKNTNRDNFQPPVEKDDNILLVLRYPTTLTLTTRAVRGELTSTSGKSGAAYFDAVHLLSQLGAYSNYKFGSEKLVDKACTPHPYRDDILRGGGRGLYKGNSFCGILDRFTSEDLLAVVPNWQCNGTDATCRRLGPFETDKAVDATDGAFTGVSVVMQDVRCEPRNAPGGESSARVSAVFRAVAPWEHKYTASKRSGLSGMTLSAEGVWRASTGQLCMVGCLGVGEKACHSRVCLYVQTTFTATRRSITVGQITRIDGSGGAAHFPLTIKRTVHPTELWNRFGVSGGAPLSMAYNYTKVRQAGEFLRRSEPFDFGTVLAKSLLSYPRVASADAMSLSNLADDLTLHVAAVPDPFPRERFERPFFQLEVLSLGSLVGRTSQLAAESIPFSDMPGGRGGGKASSSSSSQPESSSTSSSQPTAASSLLNVSAELSLSGEPYANVSSLFLEGVYNPVNGRMYLIGCRRIQATRQAFSTLKAVEDGMDCSIEMRVEYPPTTARWLINPTAKVRIASTRDPGDPLHFNETALQTLPILYREQRQDILSRRSVEGILRIATLAAAIAAEFSQLMYIKANTDVMPYVSLVMLGVQAVGYSVPLITGAEALFARIAAGNDGGAAVPPSYEVDKSALYWIIDCVVKILILAAFLLTLRLAQKVWRSRIRLLTRSPLEPGRVPSDRRVLLYSSGAHLVGFTVILAAHYVSVYGRPVRDDGSYMDARGRTHALREWAVTLEEYVGMAQDFFLLPQVIGNVVWRINCKPLKKSYYAGVTAVRLLPHLYDYIKAPAINPYFAEEYEFVNTSLDFYSRFGDVAIPLVAVALAAAVYVQQRWNYKIISKTVKTQQKKLQHLGSRVYERLPSMSSANFEAELVSGVNEGVGLRRDTSLS; encoded by the coding sequence ATGGCGTCGAAAAAACTGCAGTACATCAGCGCGTTCTTGCTGCCATTCCTTGCTGTCGCCGCGTCGTTTGATCCCTTTCATCAAAATGAGCAAGCGGTCGGTCCGATGGGCCCCGGCGGCCAGGGCCCCTTCATCCCCCACGAGTACGTCCGCTTCGCCGACGTCAAGCGGCAGTGCCGGTCCGTGCTCTCCGCCGCCGAGGAGCTCACGTTCGACGCCAACCGCGCCAACGCCCTCATGCCGGAGCTGAGCTTCGTCAAGGGGGACTGGAAGCAGGACGCCGACggcgcgccgctgctgccgttCGACGGCACCGACGCCGCGGACGGGGCGCCGGACCCGCTGCCGCTCGCCTCATTCACGCTCACGCACGTCGACGTGGGGCGCCGCGAGAAGACGGCCCTCAACGTCAgcggcgtcctcggcgtcgCCATCTCCCGCAACGGTACCGTCCCGGAGATGGGCCAGTACGTGTCGCCGGAGCTCAAGGTGTGGCCCGGGAGCACGGAGCTCAAGATCCTCTTCGAGGGCGTGTACACTGagaacggcgacggcgagagcgTGCTCTGCATGGTCGGCAACGCCCTGCTGCCGCggcgcggcgacgacgccggcgacccGTGGGGCTGGGCCAAGAACACCAACCGCGACAACTTCCAGCCGCCAGTCGAGAAGGACGACAACATACTACTCGTGCTCCGGTACCCGACGACGCTGACGCTGACGACGCGCGCCGTGCGCGGCGAGCTCACGAGCACGAGCGGCAAGTCCGGCGCCGCCTACTTCGACGCCGTGCACCTGCTGTCGCAGCTGGGCGCCTACTCCAACTACAAGTTCGGGTCCGAGAAGCTCGTCGACAAAGCGTGCACCCCGCACCCTTACCGCGACGAcatcctccgcggcggcggcagggggctTTACAAGGGCAACTCCTTTTGCGGCATCCTCGACCGGTTCACGTCGGAGGACCTGCTCGCCGTCGTGCCGAACTGGCAGTGCAACGGCACGGACGCCACCTGCCGGAGGCTCGGGCCGTTCGAGACGGACAAGGCGGTCGACGCGACGGACGGCGCGTTCACGGGCGTCAGCGTCGTGATGCAGGACGTCCGGTGCGAGCCGAGGAACGCCCCGGGCGGCGAGAGCTCGGCGAGGGTGTCGGCCGTGTTCCGCGCCGTGGCGCCGTGGGAGCACAAGTACACGGCGAGCAAGCGGAGCGGGCTCAGCGGCATGACGCTCTCGGCCGAGGGCGTGTGGCGCGCGTCCACGGGCCAGCTCTGCATGGTGGGctgcctcggcgtcggcgagaAGGCGTGCCACTCGCGCGTGTGCCTCTACGTGCAGACCACCTTCACGGCCACCCGCCGCAGCATCACGGTGGGGCAGATCACCCGCatcgacggcagcggcggcgccgcccactTCCCGCTGACGATCAAACGCACGGTGCACCCGACAGAGCTCTGGAACCGGTTCGGCGTCTCCGGTGGTGCGCCGCTGAGCATGGCGTACAACTACACCAAGGTGAGGCAGGCCGGCGAGTTTCTCAGGCGGAGCGAGCCGTTCGACTTCGGCACCGTCCTCGCTAAGTCGCTCCTGAGCTACCCGAGGGTGGCCTCCGCCGACGCGATGAGCCTGTCCAACCTCGCCGACGACCTCACGCTCCACGTCGCCGCCGTGCCCGACCCGTTCCCGCGTGAACGGTTCGAGCGGCCGTTCTTTCAGCTGGAGGTGCTCTCTCTCGGATCACTCGTCGGCCGTACCTCGCAGCTGGCGGCAGAGAGCATTCCGTTTTCTGACATGCCAGGTGGGCGAGGAGGGGGCAAAgcatcctcgtcgtcgtcgtcgcagccAGAGTCctcgtcgacgtcgtcgtcgcagCCGACTGCAGCGTCCTCTCTTCTCAACGTGTCCGCGGAGCTCTCGCTGTCCGGGGAGCCTTATGCGAACGTGTCGAGCCTGTTCTTGGAGGGCGTGTACAACCCGGTCAACGGCCGGATGTACCTGATCGGCTGCCGGAGAATCCAAGCGACTCGGCAAGCCTTCTCGACGCTGAAAGCTGTGGAGGATGGCATGGACTGCTCGATCGAGATGAGGGTGGAGTACccgccgacgacggcgcggtGGCTGATCAACCCGACGGCGAAGGTGCGCATCGCCAGCACGCGCGACCCCGGCGACCCGCTGCACTTCAACGAGACGGCGCTCCAGACGCTTCCGATCCTGTACCGGGAGCAGCGGCAGGACATCCTGTCCCGTCGCAGCGTCGAGGGCATCCTCCGCATCGCGACGCTGGCGGCGGCCATCGCCGCGGAGTTCAGCCAGCTCATGTACATCAAGGCCAACACCGACGTGATGCCGTACGTGTCGCTGGTGATGCTGGGCGTGCAGGCGGTCGGGTACAGCGTGCCGCTGATCACCGGCGCGGAGGCGCTGTTCGCGCGCATCGCCGCCGGCAACGACGGCGGAGCCGCCGTACCGCCGTCATACGAGGTGGACAAGAGCGCCCTGTACTGGATCATCGACTGCGTCGTCAAGATCCTCATCCTCGCCGCGTTCCTCCTGACGCTCCGGCTGGCGCAGAAGGTCTGGCGGTCGCGCATCCGGCTGCTGACGCGGTCGCCACTGGAGCCCGGCCGCGTGCCGAGCGACCGGAGGGTGCTCCTCTACAGCTCCGGCGCGCACCTCGTCGGCTTCACGGTGATCCTGGCGGCGCACTACGTGAGCGTGTACGGCCGGCCGGTGCGGGACGACGGGTCGTACATGGACGCCCGCGGGAGGACGCACGCGCTGCGGGAGTGGGCGGTGACTCTAGAGGAGTACGTCGGGATGGCGCAggacttcttcctcctcccgcaggTGATCGGCAACGTGGTGTGGCGGATCAACTGCAAGCCGCTCAAGAAGAGCTACTACGCCGGCGTGACGGCGGTGCGGCTGCTGCCGCACCTCTACGACTACATCAAGGCGCCGGCGATCAACCCATACTTCGCGGAGGAGTACGAGTTCGTGAACACGAGCCTCGACTTCTACTCCCGGTTCGGCGACGTGGCCATCCCGCTGGtcgccgtcgcgctcgccgccgccgtgtacgTGCAGCAGCGGTGGAACTACAAGATCATCAGCAAGACCGTCAAGACGCAGCAGAAGAAGCTGCAGCACCTCGGGTCGAGGGTGTACGAGCGGCTGCCGTCCATGTCGTCGGCGAACTTCGAGGCCGAGCTCGTCTCCGGCGTCAACGAGGGCGTCGGCCTGCGCCGCGACACAAGCTTGAGCTGA
- the LOC117854686 gene encoding transcription factor NIGTH1 isoform X1, with product MASSASDLTLDYKPNGNSNGGGAYAVIPKQQQEPLVDGHHLTTEQTTQKLREFLARLEEERLKIDAFKRELPLCMHLLNHAMEAYGQQLEAYQMGSLQGAPARPLVLEEFIPLKKIGIDAAADKMGNPPSEKASWMESAQLWNGPGAALAAADTAAKGPQTPKESSEHQLPIDTLGALDTAAGQRNGGAFLPFAKDKAAAEAAALPELALAPAEKDAAETDRKPYLDAAGANGGLGARRDVQNGVKPASNATDGQAPPPPQTHRKARRCWSPELHRRFVNALQILGGAQVATPKQIRELMKVDGLTNDEVKSHLQKYRLHTRRPMPTPPAPATAAPQLVVLGGIWVPPEYATQAAGQAIYGAHPATQPHYTAAVAAAQEYYPPPAAVHHLQHHPAAAMVHHRAAAPPPPQAAAYKAAMAGSPPESSEGLGSAGGGSVGGGGGRERSESIEDEDEGEEREEDGDDDDDVPAAKTDGEDSTGAAAINLCCCIIGKVDFCSRPRGERTPIDLNSLHSTPPNNMWSGAECPRLSHS from the exons ATGGCGTCTTCGGCCTCCGACCTAACCCTAGACTACAAGCCCAACGGCaacagcaacggcggcggcgcgtacgCTGTGATcccgaagcagcagcaggagccgcTCGTCGACGGCCACCACCTGACGACGGAGCAGACGACGCAGAAGCTCCGGGAGTTCCTCGCCCGCCTGGAGGAGGAGCGTCTCAAGATCGACGCCTTCAAGCGCGAGCTCCCCTTGTGCATGCATCTTCTCAACCACG CCATGGAGGCCTACGGGCAGCAGCTGGAGGCGTACCAGATGGGGAGCCTGCAgggcgcgccggcgaggccgctgGTGCTGGAGGAGTTCATACCGCTCAAGAAAATCgggatcgacgccgccgccgacaagaTGGGGAACCCGCCGTCGGAGAAGGCGAGCTGGATGGAGTCGGCGCAGCTCTGGAACGGGCCCGgcgcggcgttggcggcggcggacactGCGGCGAAGGGTCCGCAGACGCCCAAAGAGAGCTCGGAGCACCAGTTGCCGATCGACACGCTCGGCGCGCTCGACACTGCCGCGGGGCAGCGCAACGGCGGCGCGTTCCTCCCGTTCGCCAAGGACAAGGCCGCCGCGGAAGCCGCGGCGCTGCCGGAGCTCGCCCTCGCGCCGGCGGAGAAAGACGCGGCCGAGACCGACAGGAAGCCGTACCTTGACGCCGCCGGAGCCAACGGTGGCCTGGGCGCGCGGAGAGACGTccagaacggggtgaagccggCGTCGAACGCGACGGATGGGCaggcgcccccgcccccgcagACGCACAGGAAGGCTCGTCGGTGCTGGTCGCCGGAGCTGCACCGCCGCTTCGTCAATGCCCTGCAGATCCTCGGCGGCGCCCAAG TGGCGACCCCGAAGCAGATCCGCGAGCTGATGAAGGTGGATGGATTGACCAATGATGAGGTGAAAAGCCATCTCCAG AAGTACAGGCTGCACACGCGGCGGCCGatgccgacgccgccggcgccggcgaccgcggCGCCGCAGCTGGTGGTGCTCGGCGGCATCTGGGTGCCGCCGGAGTACGCGACGCAGGCGGCGGGCCAGGCCATCTACGGCGCGCACCCGGCGACGCAGCCGCACtacacggcggcggtggcggcggcgcaggagtactACCCGCCCCCCGCGGCGGTGCACCACCTGCAGCACCACCCGGCGGCCGCCATGGTGCACcaccgcgcggccgcgccaccgccgccgcaggccgccGCGTACaaggcggccatggcgggcTCGCCGCCGGAGTCGTCGGAGGGCCTCGGCAGCGCAGGAGGAggcagcgtcggcggcggcggcggaagggagAGGTCGGAGAGCAtcgaggatgaggacgaggGCGAGGaacgggaggaggacggcgacgacgacgacgacgtgccGGCCGCCAAGACCGACGGCGAGGActccaccggcgccgcggcgaTCAA TCTGTGCTGTTGCATCATCGGGAAAGTGGATTTTTGTTCGCGCCCGCGCGGAGAACGGACGCCGATCGATCTGAactcactccactccactccacccaACAACATGTGGAGTGGAGCCGAGTGTCCGAGATTGTCTCATTCGTGA
- the LOC117854686 gene encoding transcription factor NIGTH1 isoform X2 codes for MASSASDLTLDYKPNGNSNGGGAYAVIPKQQQEPLVDGHHLTTEQTTQKLREFLARLEEERLKIDAFKRELPLCMHLLNHAMEAYGQQLEAYQMGSLQGAPARPLVLEEFIPLKKIGIDAAADKMGNPPSEKASWMESAQLWNGPGAALAAADTAAKGPQTPKESSEHQLPIDTLGALDTAAGQRNGGAFLPFAKDKAAAEAAALPELALAPAEKDAAETDRKPYLDAAGANGGLGARRDVQNGVKPASNATDGQAPPPPQTHRKARRCWSPELHRRFVNALQILGGAQVATPKQIRELMKVDGLTNDEVKSHLQKYRLHTRRPMPTPPAPATAAPQLVVLGGIWVPPEYATQAAGQAIYGAHPATQPHYTAAVAAAQEYYPPPAAVHHLQHHPAAAMVHHRAAAPPPPQAAAYKAAMAGSPPESSEGLGSAGGGSVGGGGGRERSESIEDEDEGEEREEDGDDDDDVPAAKTDGEDSTGAAAIKY; via the exons ATGGCGTCTTCGGCCTCCGACCTAACCCTAGACTACAAGCCCAACGGCaacagcaacggcggcggcgcgtacgCTGTGATcccgaagcagcagcaggagccgcTCGTCGACGGCCACCACCTGACGACGGAGCAGACGACGCAGAAGCTCCGGGAGTTCCTCGCCCGCCTGGAGGAGGAGCGTCTCAAGATCGACGCCTTCAAGCGCGAGCTCCCCTTGTGCATGCATCTTCTCAACCACG CCATGGAGGCCTACGGGCAGCAGCTGGAGGCGTACCAGATGGGGAGCCTGCAgggcgcgccggcgaggccgctgGTGCTGGAGGAGTTCATACCGCTCAAGAAAATCgggatcgacgccgccgccgacaagaTGGGGAACCCGCCGTCGGAGAAGGCGAGCTGGATGGAGTCGGCGCAGCTCTGGAACGGGCCCGgcgcggcgttggcggcggcggacactGCGGCGAAGGGTCCGCAGACGCCCAAAGAGAGCTCGGAGCACCAGTTGCCGATCGACACGCTCGGCGCGCTCGACACTGCCGCGGGGCAGCGCAACGGCGGCGCGTTCCTCCCGTTCGCCAAGGACAAGGCCGCCGCGGAAGCCGCGGCGCTGCCGGAGCTCGCCCTCGCGCCGGCGGAGAAAGACGCGGCCGAGACCGACAGGAAGCCGTACCTTGACGCCGCCGGAGCCAACGGTGGCCTGGGCGCGCGGAGAGACGTccagaacggggtgaagccggCGTCGAACGCGACGGATGGGCaggcgcccccgcccccgcagACGCACAGGAAGGCTCGTCGGTGCTGGTCGCCGGAGCTGCACCGCCGCTTCGTCAATGCCCTGCAGATCCTCGGCGGCGCCCAAG TGGCGACCCCGAAGCAGATCCGCGAGCTGATGAAGGTGGATGGATTGACCAATGATGAGGTGAAAAGCCATCTCCAG AAGTACAGGCTGCACACGCGGCGGCCGatgccgacgccgccggcgccggcgaccgcggCGCCGCAGCTGGTGGTGCTCGGCGGCATCTGGGTGCCGCCGGAGTACGCGACGCAGGCGGCGGGCCAGGCCATCTACGGCGCGCACCCGGCGACGCAGCCGCACtacacggcggcggtggcggcggcgcaggagtactACCCGCCCCCCGCGGCGGTGCACCACCTGCAGCACCACCCGGCGGCCGCCATGGTGCACcaccgcgcggccgcgccaccgccgccgcaggccgccGCGTACaaggcggccatggcgggcTCGCCGCCGGAGTCGTCGGAGGGCCTCGGCAGCGCAGGAGGAggcagcgtcggcggcggcggcggaagggagAGGTCGGAGAGCAtcgaggatgaggacgaggGCGAGGaacgggaggaggacggcgacgacgacgacgacgtgccGGCCGCCAAGACCGACGGCGAGGActccaccggcgccgcggcgaTCAAGTACTGA
- the LOC117856209 gene encoding BES1/BZR1 homolog protein 1 — translation MEVGAGREEGEAAAAPVAGRRGCIRSTQGPWTVRRRGRGGGLTTSLRHPTPRERENNRQRERRRRQVAARIYAGLRAHAGYTLPKHADQNDVLRALCAEAGYHVDDGGNVTRLQGVPDGAAGPSCSSDHQKPSSHSGATEAATLQQPEQQQQLEEETKLSLELTLSFAYM, via the exons ATGGAGGTCGGAGCCGGGAGAGAGGagggcgaagcggcggcggcgccagtggccgggcggcgggggtgcaTCCGCTCGACGCAGGGGCCGTggacggtgcggcggcggggccggggcggcgggctgACGACGTCGCTGCGGCACCCGACGCCCCGGGAGCGGGAGAACAACCGGcagcgcgagcggcggcggcggcaggtggccGCCAGGATCTACGCCGGCCTGCGCGCCCACGCCGGGTACACGCTGCCCAAGCACGCCGACCAGAACGACGTGCTCCGCGCGCTCTGCGCCGAGGCCGGCTATCacgtcgacgacggcggcaACGTCACCCGCCTCCAG GGTGTGCCTGACGGCGCGGCAGGCCCAAGCTGCAGCTCCGATCATCAGAAGCCTTCCTCCCACAGCggcgcgacggaggcggcgacccTGCAGCagccggagcagcagcagcagcttgagGAGGAGACCAAGCTGTCACTCGAGCTCACCCTTTCCTTCGCCTACATGTAG